In the genome of Chrysoperla carnea chromosome 5, inChrCarn1.1, whole genome shotgun sequence, the window AGAGGGAGGTAATTAATTTGAGGAAGAAAGAACTCTCAAAATGTTAAGTAACTGAAAACTCTTGAAAACCTATTTAGCAAGCGCGTTTTCAGAGAGGCCATGTTATCTACCACTGATACAACCATTTAGTTATTGTAAAAGATGATAATTGACtccatttctaaaattaaaaatgacggACAAGGACAACCCCTTTTAATATTTGAGAAGGGAATAATAATGATAAGAGGAGTACCGCAAATAGTTCTCTAGCAGCTACACCAAGGGGTCCTCTGCGCCCTTAAGTGAGGAACTTTGATTGAAGTTGTTTTGGAAGTACAGGGATTTAGTTAAATATGGCGGCCACTCCCTTTAAAATTTGAGAAAGGATTTAAAtaggatatttaaacaattaactcagttatttgttatcttaaaaaaaatactttatttacattaaaaacacaaaaatataacaaattaaatcgtatattttttaactggtaactaaatgaattaattgattACTGCTTTCAGCTAATTCAGCAATTGAAATACGTCCACGTTGTTTAATGAATTTCGCAACATCTTTTAATTCATCTTCagtgatataaataaatttaccacGATCATCAATAACGCCTGTTAATAAACCATCTTTCTGTAAATCTTGGATACGATCAATAACAGAttgtgttttcattttaaaatttgatgctAAATCTTCTAAGATTACaactttattagtttttatgtatCGTACAAATTCCTGTAACAGATTTTCTGGATTTTCCGATTCACCTTCCAAATAacctgaaatataaaaaaaatattacaagttgTGTTTAGGGTTACTACACCACAAAGTTCTGGGAAATCGGGAGAATAAACCAGAAAGTCGAGGgatagtgaaattaatctaGTTATATGGTCGCATATTTTGATCTTGTGTACCCAATATttcatgattaaaaatttaaatgaatgaaagcctaaagatgaaaaaaataatcaaaatatctcTTTATTTACTAAACTCTGGATACTCCCATTAAATAAGATGAAATTTCCTTATGGTACAATTAATAAGCCGGGATGCATTAGAAAAGTTGGAGGACCCCCCAAGGAACATTTAGGAACAGATGTGTCCCCTCGAGAATGTTACCTTCTTCTTCGACACTAAATGCagctttcatttttaaatattcttcatGATCTCTACGTTCCTTTTCTTCTTGTATTTTACGTTGCTCTTCTTCACGACGTTTTTCTTCCAATGCTTCACGTTCACTTTGTTTACGCCTTTCTTCATCTTCAGCTGCTTGTCGTTTCTTTTTCTCTTCACGTGATTTTTCTTCTGCCTCCCGGTGTGCTTTCTTTTCCGCTTTGGCCTCTAATTTTGCTCGTTTCTTTGCAcccattttttcaaattcaacaGGATCTATATCGTTGGGAACTTCAGCTGGTGCAGCATTGTTATCGTCAAAGTTTTCATCATTTCCTTCTGCTTGATTACGAGctgaaagaataataaatttttaccacGTATTCAATTTAACATATGGTTAGCCAATtctttttattaccatttactcGTAAACGAGCTCTTTGATTTCTAGCTCCTTGTAGCCGTCTTGCTCTAGCATCTGGTACTACATTCTGTTGATTTGTCTCAGGCTGTGATGGTTTATctaggaaaattgaaaattccttcatgaaaagtaattttattaatattatattttttttaccttttgttcccttattttttaagaacgtaattaaaattatcccaATCAGT includes:
- the LOC123300356 gene encoding DDRGK domain-containing protein 1, translating into MDELLLISLAVLALIGIILITFLKNKGTKDKPSQPETNQQNVVPDARARRLQGARNQRARLRVNARNQAEGNDENFDDNNAAPAEVPNDIDPVEFEKMGAKKRAKLEAKAEKKAHREAEEKSREEKKKRQAAEDEERRKQSEREALEEKRREEEQRKIQEEKERRDHEEYLKMKAAFSVEEEGYLEGESENPENLLQEFVRYIKTNKVVILEDLASNFKMKTQSVIDRIQDLQKDGLLTGVIDDRGKFIYITEDELKDVAKFIKQRGRISIAELAESSNQLIHLVTRSGRHI